One region of Catenuloplanes indicus genomic DNA includes:
- a CDS encoding tetratricopeptide repeat protein, whose product MSGPAASGDRSVAAEAIYGTVSTGDHARIVSLSPGAFPEPGQVPTPVGLWNVPRRPSRVFVGRDTVMDQVATLVEPGVSGVIGQSVAGLGGVGKTEVALHHVYQCRKRYAGVWWVTADTPANLTKGLAALSRRLVPATVVLPDEQAEAWAIAWLHQHDGWLLVLDNVDEPEHVLPLLSGVTAGSVLVTTRRDLEWQEHGLALIRLGVLTKAEAVQMLRERTGQDDHEAASAIAAELGCLPLALEQAAAFINHHRIPIAEYRDRLSKQTGALLAGIAPGRDTQRAVSRVWEITLDALAANRAAVEILRVLAWFAPDDVPRDLITILTENQTTADLALGLLASYSMITLDTDTVSMHRLVQAVLRLTPADGKNTETHSNHAINVLSATHPDDPQDPAGWPRWRKLLPHITALADHLADSTDTTLGLLLNEAAVFERLQGLYRQAKAHSTQSLAITETALGPDHPDVAIRLGNLATSFYTLGRAADAVPLQQRALTITETALGPDHPRVAISLGNLASSYRELGRPAEAVPLEKRALAITETALGPDHPRVAIRLGNLASSYRELGRPAEAVPLEKRALAITETALGPDHPRVAIRLGNLATSFYTLGRAADAVPLQQRALTITQTALGPDHPDVAISLGNLASSYRELGRPAEAVPLEKRALAITETALGPDHPRVAIRLGNLATSFYTLGRAADAVPLQQRALTITQTALGPDHPDVAISLGNLATSFYTLGRAADAVPLQQRALTITQTALGPDHPDVAISLGNLASSYRELGRPAEAVPLEKRALAITETALGPDHPRVAIRLGNLATSFYTLGRAADAVPLQQRALTITQTALGPDHPDVAIRLGNLATSFYTLGRVADAVLFCRRATAIADRALPDGHPTRESLHAFLGHLQQQASNAEESG is encoded by the coding sequence GTGAGCGGTCCGGCAGCTTCCGGCGATCGTTCGGTCGCCGCTGAGGCTATTTACGGCACGGTCAGTACCGGCGATCATGCCAGGATCGTAAGCCTGTCTCCGGGAGCGTTCCCGGAGCCAGGTCAGGTTCCGACGCCGGTCGGGTTGTGGAATGTGCCGCGCCGCCCGTCGCGGGTGTTCGTCGGCCGCGACACGGTTATGGACCAAGTCGCCACGCTGGTCGAGCCAGGCGTGTCTGGAGTGATCGGGCAGAGCGTGGCCGGCCTTGGCGGGGTCGGCAAGACCGAAGTAGCCCTTCACCACGTCTATCAATGCCGGAAGCGGTATGCGGGCGTGTGGTGGGTTACTGCTGATACCCCCGCGAACCTGACCAAGGGCTTGGCTGCGTTGTCTCGTCGGCTCGTCCCCGCAACGGTGGTGTTGCCGGATGAGCAGGCCGAGGCGTGGGCGATTGCCTGGCTGCATCAGCATGACGGTTGGCTGCTTGTGCTGGACAACGTCGATGAACCTGAGCACGTGCTACCACTGCTGAGCGGGGTGACGGCGGGATCGGTGCTGGTCACGACACGCCGCGATCTCGAATGGCAGGAACACGGCCTGGCCCTGATCCGCCTTGGCGTCCTCACCAAGGCGGAAGCCGTACAGATGCTACGTGAGCGCACTGGTCAGGATGACCACGAGGCTGCCAGTGCAATCGCCGCCGAGCTGGGATGCTTGCCTCTTGCTTTGGAACAGGCGGCTGCTTTCATCAACCATCACCGCATTCCGATAGCCGAGTACCGGGACCGGCTGAGTAAGCAGACCGGCGCTTTGCTGGCCGGGATAGCGCCAGGCCGGGATACGCAGCGTGCTGTGTCACGAGTCTGGGAAATTACCCTCGACGCTCTGGCCGCGAACCGCGCCGCTGTCGAGATTCTGCGGGTGCTGGCATGGTTCGCCCCCGATGATGTCCCCCGCGACTTGATTACCATACTCACCGAGAACCAGACGACCGCTGACCTTGCTCTTGGCCTACTCGCCTCATACAGCATGATCACCCTCGACACCGACACGGTCAGCATGCACCGGCTCGTACAGGCCGTACTACGCCTCACCCCTGCCGACGGCAAAAACACCGAAACCCATAGCAACCACGCAATAAACGTGCTGAGTGCCACCCACCCGGATGATCCTCAAGATCCTGCTGGATGGCCTCGTTGGCGTAAGCTACTGCCCCACATCACCGCGCTTGCTGATCACCTGGCCGACAGCACCGATACCACGCTCGGCTTGCTACTGAACGAGGCCGCTGTGTTCGAGAGGTTGCAGGGCCTCTACCGGCAAGCCAAAGCCCATAGCACCCAATCCCTGGCTATCACCGAGACCGCGCTGGGCCCCGACCACCCCGACGTCGCCATCCGCCTCGGCAACCTCGCCACCAGCTTCTACACCCTGGGACGCGCCGCCGACGCGGTCCCCCTACAACAACGCGCCCTCACCATTACCGAGACCGCCCTCGGCCCCGACCACCCCCGCGTCGCCATCAGCCTCGGCAACCTCGCCTCCAGCTACCGCGAACTCGGCCGACCCGCCGAGGCGGTCCCCCTGGAAAAGCGCGCCCTGGCCATCACAGAGACCGCCCTCGGCCCCGACCACCCCCGCGTCGCCATCCGCCTCGGCAACCTCGCCTCCAGCTACCGCGAACTCGGCCGACCCGCCGAGGCGGTCCCCCTGGAAAAGCGCGCCCTGGCCATCACAGAGACCGCCCTCGGCCCCGACCACCCCCGCGTCGCCATCCGCCTCGGCAACCTCGCCACCAGCTTCTACACCCTGGGACGCGCCGCCGACGCGGTCCCCCTACAACAACGCGCCCTCACCATCACTCAGACCGCCCTCGGCCCCGACCACCCCGACGTCGCCATCAGCCTCGGCAACCTCGCCTCCAGCTACCGCGAACTCGGCCGACCCGCCGAGGCGGTCCCCCTGGAAAAGCGCGCCCTGGCCATCACAGAGACCGCCCTCGGCCCCGACCACCCCCGCGTCGCCATCCGCCTCGGCAACCTCGCCACCAGCTTCTACACCCTGGGACGCGCCGCCGACGCGGTCCCCCTACAACAACGCGCCCTCACCATCACTCAGACCGCCCTCGGCCCCGACCACCCCGACGTCGCCATCAGCCTCGGCAACCTCGCCACCAGCTTCTACACCCTGGGACGCGCCGCCGACGCGGTCCCCCTACAACAACGCGCCCTCACCATCACTCAGACCGCCCTCGGCCCCGACCACCCCGACGTCGCCATCAGCCTCGGCAACCTCGCCTCCAGCTACCGCGAACTCGGCCGACCCGCCGAGGCGGTCCCCCTGGAAAAGCGCGCCCTGGCCATCACAGAGACCGCCCTCGGCCCCGACCACCCCCGCGTCGCCATCCGCCTCGGCAACCTCGCCACCAGCTTCTACACCCTGGGACGCGCCGCCGACGCGGTCCCCCTACAACAACGCGCCCTCACCATCACTCAGACCGCCCTCGGCCCCGACCACCCCGACGTCGCCATCCGCCTCGGCAACCTCGCCACCAGCTTCTACACCCTGGGACGTGTCGCCGACGCGGTCTTGTTCTGCCGCAGGGCTACTGCGATCGCCGATCGGGCGTTGCCGGACGGTCATCCCACCAGAGAGTCACTCCACGCATTCCTAGGACATCTCCAGCAACAAGCCAGCA
- a CDS encoding nucleotidyl transferase AbiEii/AbiGii toxin family protein produces the protein MYARRLARGKRLAEIGLRAGGAYGFALAGGHAIAAHGILQRPSEDVDLFADWQRRADYPAAVDEVVAGYAAAGFAVEVEHRTETFARLYLTDPDVPSGQHRVES, from the coding sequence ATGTACGCGCGCCGGTTGGCTCGCGGTAAGCGTCTTGCCGAGATCGGGTTGCGTGCGGGTGGCGCCTACGGATTTGCGCTTGCAGGTGGGCACGCCATAGCCGCGCACGGCATCTTGCAGCGGCCGAGCGAGGATGTCGACCTGTTCGCCGACTGGCAGCGACGTGCGGACTATCCGGCTGCGGTCGACGAGGTCGTCGCCGGCTACGCGGCCGCCGGGTTTGCCGTCGAGGTCGAGCATCGGACCGAGACGTTCGCTCGCCTGTACCTGACGGATCCGGATGTCCCGAGTGGGCAGCATCGGGTTGAGTCCTGA
- a CDS encoding nucleotidyl transferase AbiEii/AbiGii toxin family protein, translating into MGSIGLSPDDVMAGKMDALYNRAAARDFLDIDAAIGGGHYPLERLCQLAETVDAGFDRVMFGRMLRYVERFDPEDFAEYGVDALEAEALLARVAAWRRELETGESGPLAGH; encoded by the coding sequence GTGGGCAGCATCGGGTTGAGTCCTGACGATGTCATGGCCGGCAAGATGGACGCGTTGTACAACCGGGCCGCCGCGCGAGACTTTCTCGATATTGATGCGGCGATCGGTGGCGGGCACTACCCGCTTGAGCGGCTGTGCCAGCTCGCGGAGACTGTTGACGCAGGCTTCGACCGTGTCATGTTCGGCAGGATGCTGCGCTACGTCGAACGCTTCGACCCGGAGGATTTCGCCGAGTACGGCGTCGACGCGCTGGAGGCTGAGGCTCTGCTCGCCCGTGTTGCCGCTTGGCGGCGAGAGCTTGAGACCGGTGAATCCGGGCCATTGGCGGGCCATTAA
- a CDS encoding type II toxin-antitoxin system Phd/YefM family antitoxin: MSAEAVHFNMHEAKTHLSKIIERVANGEEIIIDRAGTPVAKVIPLVRRVNRTAIGSLAGQVDLSGDWDSPETNAAIADDFGIGG; encoded by the coding sequence ATGTCCGCCGAGGCAGTGCACTTCAACATGCATGAGGCGAAGACTCACCTGTCGAAGATCATCGAGCGGGTGGCGAACGGTGAGGAGATCATCATTGACCGGGCCGGCACACCCGTGGCGAAGGTGATCCCTCTGGTGCGCCGCGTCAACCGCACCGCCATCGGGTCCCTGGCCGGACAGGTCGATCTCTCTGGAGACTGGGACTCGCCGGAGACCAATGCGGCGATCGCCGACGACTTCGGGATCGGTGGATGA
- a CDS encoding type II toxin-antitoxin system VapC family toxin gives MSLLLDTHVVLWAITGDATLGEDILDRLRHDPDVYLSPVSLWEITIKQAIGKLTGPADLAERIRDAGFRELPVTYAHAIVAGRLPPHHRDPFDRMLIAQAAAEGLTLASRDAAMSLYDVDLLKI, from the coding sequence ATGAGCCTTCTCCTGGACACTCACGTGGTGCTCTGGGCCATCACCGGCGACGCGACCCTAGGTGAAGACATCCTCGACCGGCTGCGCCACGACCCGGACGTCTACCTCTCTCCGGTCAGCCTGTGGGAGATCACCATCAAGCAGGCCATCGGCAAGCTCACCGGGCCGGCTGACCTGGCCGAGCGAATCCGCGATGCCGGCTTCCGCGAGTTGCCCGTCACCTACGCACACGCGATCGTGGCGGGTCGGCTGCCGCCGCATCACCGCGATCCGTTCGACCGGATGCTCATCGCTCAAGCAGCAGCCGAAGGGCTCACCCTCGCCTCCCGCGACGCGGCGATGAGCCTCTACGACGTAGATCTTCTGAAGATCTGA
- a CDS encoding TetR/AcrR family transcriptional regulator, whose protein sequence is MSEKRRPVNPRGQGGRLRQEILDAAVVLLGRAGSEDGVTLRDIARQAGIAAPSIYSHFTDRAAVIDAVVVESFAELKAVAHTAADGVDSPADRLRALCAAYVRFGREQPGRYRILFEASQQEAAKRQPAANGAAAFAGLTAALADCVADGSSSSTDPTLDATTLWLALHGLVVLPRATPAFAWPATEALLDRIILTTAHLTGPPERAPATT, encoded by the coding sequence GTGAGCGAGAAGCGCCGGCCGGTGAACCCGCGCGGTCAGGGCGGGCGGCTGCGCCAGGAAATCCTCGACGCCGCCGTCGTGCTGCTGGGCCGGGCCGGCAGCGAAGACGGTGTGACACTGCGGGATATCGCGCGTCAGGCCGGAATCGCCGCACCATCCATCTACTCGCATTTCACCGACCGGGCCGCCGTCATCGACGCCGTCGTGGTCGAGTCCTTCGCCGAGCTGAAGGCAGTCGCCCATACCGCCGCGGACGGCGTGGACTCCCCCGCCGATCGGCTGCGGGCACTGTGCGCCGCTTACGTGCGCTTCGGCCGGGAACAGCCCGGCCGGTACCGAATCCTGTTCGAGGCATCCCAGCAGGAGGCCGCGAAGCGCCAGCCCGCCGCCAACGGCGCCGCAGCCTTCGCCGGCCTCACCGCCGCGCTGGCCGACTGCGTCGCCGACGGCTCATCCTCCAGCACCGACCCCACCCTGGACGCCACCACCCTCTGGCTCGCCCTGCACGGCCTGGTCGTCCTGCCCCGCGCAACCCCCGCCTTCGCCTGGCCCGCCACCGAGGCCCTCCTCGACCGCATCATCCTCACCACGGCCCACCTCACCGGCCCTCCCGAACGAGCCCCGGCCACTACGTAA
- a CDS encoding SRPBCC family protein, translated as MDVVDGWPAEFDPRTAPVYTRNEIRTSLAAEQLWPALVAAPDWPQWYSGARQVEIRGGGAVLTATSHFTWRTLGVRVRTQVSEFAPARRLAWRGTGPGAAGYHRWILTPTADGGCVVVTEEVQTGPVARLRAGRLRRSLLANHQRWVEGLVEVSGTTSPLR; from the coding sequence ATGGACGTGGTTGATGGCTGGCCGGCGGAGTTCGATCCCCGGACGGCACCGGTCTACACCCGCAACGAGATCCGTACCTCGCTCGCGGCGGAGCAGCTCTGGCCCGCGCTCGTCGCCGCGCCCGACTGGCCGCAGTGGTATTCCGGCGCTCGGCAGGTCGAGATCCGCGGTGGTGGTGCGGTCCTGACGGCGACCTCCCACTTCACCTGGAGAACGCTCGGCGTCCGGGTGAGGACACAGGTCAGCGAGTTTGCACCGGCCCGCCGCCTCGCCTGGCGCGGTACCGGACCCGGCGCCGCGGGCTACCACCGCTGGATTCTCACCCCCACGGCGGACGGGGGTTGCGTGGTGGTGACCGAGGAGGTCCAGACCGGGCCCGTCGCCCGGCTGAGAGCCGGACGACTCCGCCGTTCACTGCTCGCCAATCACCAGCGCTGGGTAGAAGGCCTCGTCGAGGTCTCGGGGACCACATCGCCATTGCGCTGA
- a CDS encoding GNAT family N-acyltransferase, translating into MRHALPRSLTTYPGRFAALLTGPDHPLADAARLVEQTVFETEFGLDADTMKAEYSGYDAASRFIVVLDQARRRAAGVIRLIDESPAGLKTLNDAPAHIGGTVDDIRAHHRMTDGRRAVDVATLAVLPEYRGAHSVLVSTLLYRTLYRVFHRDGITHVVAMIDEPAYRNLRRIGTPFVPMLGSSPFAYLGSAENRALYGDFREFGPAITRNAAALRHRARASVSDLLHPRRLLLRRIAARVATSIVTGEGLDHRIHL; encoded by the coding sequence ATGCGCCACGCCCTGCCCCGCTCGCTCACCACGTACCCCGGCCGCTTCGCCGCGCTGCTCACCGGCCCCGACCACCCACTGGCCGACGCCGCGCGACTCGTCGAGCAGACCGTCTTCGAGACCGAGTTCGGCCTGGACGCCGACACCATGAAGGCCGAATACAGCGGGTACGACGCCGCCAGCCGCTTCATCGTCGTGCTCGACCAGGCCCGCCGCCGGGCCGCCGGCGTCATCCGGCTGATCGACGAGTCACCGGCCGGCCTGAAGACGCTGAACGACGCGCCGGCCCACATCGGCGGCACCGTCGACGACATCCGCGCCCACCACCGGATGACCGACGGCCGCCGCGCCGTGGACGTCGCCACGCTCGCCGTCCTGCCGGAGTACCGTGGCGCCCATTCGGTCCTGGTCAGCACGCTGCTCTACCGCACGCTCTACCGTGTCTTCCACCGGGACGGCATCACGCACGTGGTCGCCATGATCGACGAACCCGCGTATCGCAACCTCCGGCGGATCGGCACCCCGTTCGTACCGATGCTGGGCTCCTCACCCTTCGCCTATCTCGGCTCCGCCGAGAACCGCGCGCTCTACGGCGACTTCCGCGAGTTCGGCCCGGCCATCACGCGCAACGCGGCGGCGCTGCGCCACCGGGCCCGGGCCTCCGTTTCCGATCTTCTACATCCACGCCGGCTGCTGCTCCGCCGGATCGCCGCCCGCGTCGCCACCTCCATCGTCACCGGCGAGGGCCTGGACCACCGGATCCATCTCTGA
- a CDS encoding phosphoribosyltransferase family protein: MSSDLTTELIGAFRWNDPGQNFPHLVSDLSGWWRSPSILHALGPALAGMFAAEKPTVVVAPEVTGFIVGPLVAIALEVGFVEAYKGGHSPVAEPMTWAQAAPDHKGRRLSLGVRTRQLRPGDRALIVDDWITTGAQSRALGEIVTACGAVPVGTAAIVAECTPDVAAELRVRSLLRAEQL, translated from the coding sequence GTGTCGTCGGACCTTACCACCGAACTGATCGGCGCATTTCGCTGGAACGACCCGGGGCAGAACTTCCCGCACCTGGTCAGTGACCTTTCCGGCTGGTGGCGCTCACCCTCGATCCTGCACGCGCTGGGCCCGGCGCTGGCCGGGATGTTCGCGGCGGAGAAGCCGACCGTGGTAGTCGCGCCGGAGGTCACCGGCTTCATCGTCGGCCCGCTGGTCGCGATCGCGCTGGAGGTCGGCTTCGTCGAGGCGTACAAGGGTGGTCACTCGCCGGTCGCGGAGCCGATGACCTGGGCACAGGCCGCGCCGGACCACAAGGGCCGGCGACTGTCGCTCGGCGTGCGCACCCGCCAGCTGCGGCCCGGCGACCGCGCGCTGATCGTCGACGACTGGATCACCACGGGCGCCCAGTCCCGCGCACTCGGCGAGATCGTCACCGCGTGCGGCGCCGTCCCGGTCGGCACCGCCGCGATCGTCGCCGAGTGCACGCCGGACGTCGCGGCCGAATTACGCGTCCGCAGCCTGCTCCGCGCCGAACAGCTTTAG
- a CDS encoding PP2C family protein-serine/threonine phosphatase: MHSFFAGRGPISPGSRAGLGAAVALLALVSVIELADGPNASYVGLVAAAPFLAAAFASWRVVLTVGALATVVGAVFVISDPSFPAAINVVGVGLSTGIAAAVATIRDRQARRIDELFKLAQVAQQAVLRPIGPHVGMLAVAGRYISATAAADIGGDLYEALDTPYGVRMIIGDVRGKGLDAVRLASIVLGSYRHVAFERGDLRTVVADLDRAVARSVGDEDFVTAVLVEERGGTLTIVNCGHPSPLLLRRGKVIPLDPPAPVPPLGFRPEAQPRVERLEPGDRLLLFTDGLGEARREGEFFPTADRAWQLVGHGTVGDGLASLEAALHEWVHGRLDDDIALVLMEYTGPRPVASAAMPSWEVGAAGA; the protein is encoded by the coding sequence ATGCACAGCTTCTTCGCGGGCCGCGGCCCGATCAGCCCAGGATCCCGCGCCGGCCTCGGCGCGGCTGTCGCGCTGCTCGCACTCGTCTCGGTGATCGAGCTGGCCGACGGTCCCAACGCGAGCTACGTCGGCCTGGTCGCGGCCGCGCCGTTCCTGGCCGCGGCGTTCGCGTCCTGGCGGGTGGTGCTGACCGTCGGCGCACTGGCCACCGTGGTCGGTGCCGTGTTCGTGATCTCCGACCCGTCGTTCCCGGCCGCGATCAATGTGGTCGGTGTGGGGCTGTCCACCGGCATCGCGGCCGCGGTGGCGACGATCCGTGACCGGCAGGCCCGCCGCATCGACGAGCTGTTCAAGCTGGCCCAGGTCGCGCAGCAGGCGGTGCTGCGCCCGATCGGGCCGCACGTGGGCATGCTCGCGGTGGCCGGTCGTTACATCTCGGCGACCGCGGCCGCGGACATCGGCGGCGACCTCTACGAGGCGCTGGACACCCCGTACGGGGTACGGATGATCATCGGCGACGTGCGCGGCAAAGGGCTGGACGCGGTCCGCCTCGCCAGCATCGTGCTCGGGTCGTACCGGCATGTGGCGTTCGAGCGCGGCGATCTCCGTACGGTGGTGGCAGATCTTGATCGTGCGGTGGCTCGCAGCGTGGGCGACGAGGACTTCGTGACCGCGGTGTTGGTCGAGGAGCGCGGCGGCACGCTCACCATCGTGAACTGTGGACATCCGTCACCGCTGCTGCTGCGTCGCGGCAAGGTGATCCCGCTGGACCCGCCGGCGCCCGTACCCCCGCTGGGTTTCCGGCCGGAGGCCCAGCCGCGGGTGGAGCGGCTGGAGCCCGGCGACCGGTTGCTGCTCTTCACGGACGGTCTCGGCGAGGCTCGCCGGGAGGGGGAGTTCTTCCCGACGGCCGACCGCGCCTGGCAGCTGGTCGGGCACGGCACGGTCGGTGACGGACTGGCGTCGCTGGAGGCCGCGCTGCACGAATGGGTGCACGGACGGTTGGACGACGACATCGCGCTGGTGCTGATGGAGTACACCGGGCCCAGGCCCGTCGCGAGCGCGGCCATGCCGAGCTGGGAGGTCGGCGCCGCCGGGGCATGA
- a CDS encoding acyl-CoA dehydrogenase: MSHYKSNLRDLEFNLFEVFGADRSFGVAPYAEFDVDTVRDILTEMRRLAEEDLGASYADADRNPPVFDPATHTAPLPESFKKSYAAWMGAEFWRLDLPEALGGTPAPRAVWWAIAEMVLGSNAPLWMYSSGPSFAHIAHVEGTEEQKKWAELFIEKQWGSTMVLTEPDAGSDVGAGRARAIPQPDGSWHIEGVKRFITSGEHDLTDNIIHYVLARPVGVEGAGGPGTKGLSLFIVPKFHFDAETGELGERNGVYATNIEHKMGIKVSNTCELTFGEHGTPAKGWLLGDVHEGIRQMFLIIEYARMMVGTKAIATLSSGYLNALEYAKSRQQGADLLRQADKTAPRVEIIKHPDVRRSLMLQKAYAEGLRALVLYTATWQDTVAKAEASGDAETAAVGKKVNDLLLPLVKGVGSERAYELLGHESLQTFGGSGFLQDYPLEQYVRDSKIDTLYEGTTAIQSLDLIFRKIVRDNGASLMRVAGEIQTFIEAEGGNGRLKEERLQLGKSLGELQAMLGAITGWLAAAQGGKPEELYKVGLHSRRVLLALGDVVVGWLLQKQADVALRALGGEVSAVDRAFYEGKVAAARFFAHEVLPRVGADRRVVQGATLDVMEVPEDQF, from the coding sequence ATGAGTCACTACAAGAGCAACCTGCGAGACCTCGAGTTCAACCTGTTCGAGGTGTTCGGCGCCGATCGCTCGTTCGGCGTCGCTCCGTATGCCGAGTTCGACGTCGACACGGTCCGGGACATCCTCACCGAGATGCGTCGGCTGGCTGAGGAGGACCTCGGCGCCAGTTACGCCGACGCCGACCGCAACCCGCCGGTCTTCGACCCGGCCACGCACACCGCGCCGCTGCCCGAGTCGTTCAAGAAGTCCTACGCCGCGTGGATGGGCGCCGAGTTCTGGCGGCTGGATCTGCCGGAGGCGCTCGGCGGCACGCCCGCACCGCGCGCGGTCTGGTGGGCGATCGCCGAGATGGTGCTCGGGTCGAACGCGCCGCTCTGGATGTACTCGTCCGGTCCCTCGTTCGCGCACATCGCGCACGTCGAGGGCACCGAGGAGCAGAAGAAGTGGGCCGAGCTGTTCATCGAGAAGCAGTGGGGCTCGACCATGGTGCTGACCGAGCCGGACGCCGGCTCGGACGTCGGCGCCGGACGCGCCCGCGCGATACCGCAGCCGGACGGCTCCTGGCACATCGAGGGCGTCAAGCGGTTCATCACGTCCGGCGAGCACGACCTGACCGACAACATCATCCACTACGTGCTGGCGCGTCCGGTCGGCGTCGAGGGCGCGGGCGGGCCGGGCACCAAGGGCCTGTCGCTGTTCATCGTGCCGAAGTTCCACTTCGACGCGGAGACCGGTGAGCTGGGCGAGCGCAACGGCGTCTACGCCACGAACATCGAGCACAAGATGGGGATCAAGGTCTCCAACACCTGCGAGCTGACGTTCGGCGAGCACGGCACACCGGCCAAGGGCTGGCTGCTCGGCGACGTGCACGAGGGCATCCGCCAGATGTTCCTGATCATCGAGTACGCGCGGATGATGGTCGGCACGAAGGCGATCGCCACGCTCTCCAGCGGCTACCTCAACGCGCTGGAGTACGCGAAGAGCCGCCAGCAGGGCGCCGACCTGCTCCGCCAGGCGGACAAGACCGCGCCGCGCGTCGAGATCATCAAGCACCCGGACGTACGCCGGTCGCTGATGCTGCAGAAGGCGTACGCGGAGGGCCTGCGCGCGCTCGTGCTCTATACCGCGACCTGGCAGGACACGGTCGCGAAGGCGGAGGCGTCCGGTGACGCCGAGACCGCCGCGGTCGGCAAGAAGGTCAACGACCTGCTGCTCCCGCTGGTCAAGGGCGTCGGCTCGGAGCGCGCGTACGAGCTGCTCGGGCACGAGTCGCTGCAGACGTTCGGCGGCTCCGGCTTCCTCCAGGACTACCCGCTCGAGCAGTACGTCCGCGACTCGAAGATCGACACGCTCTACGAGGGCACCACCGCGATCCAGAGCCTCGACCTGATCTTCCGCAAGATCGTCCGGGACAACGGCGCGTCACTGATGCGGGTGGCCGGCGAGATCCAGACGTTCATCGAGGCGGAGGGCGGCAACGGCCGGCTCAAGGAGGAGCGGCTGCAGCTCGGCAAGTCGCTCGGCGAGCTGCAGGCCATGCTCGGCGCGATCACCGGCTGGCTCGCGGCGGCACAGGGCGGCAAGCCCGAGGAGCTGTACAAGGTCGGTCTGCACTCCCGCCGCGTGCTGCTCGCGCTCGGCGACGTGGTGGTCGGGTGGTTGCTGCAGAAGCAGGCGGACGTCGCGCTGCGCGCGCTGGGCGGTGAGGTCTCGGCCGTGGACCGGGCGTTCTACGAGGGCAAGGTGGCGGCCGCGCGGTTCTTCGCCCACGAGGTGCTGCCCCGGGTCGGCGCGGACCGCCGCGTCGTGCAGGGCGCCACGCTTGACGTCATGGAGGTCCCGGAGGACCAGTTCTAA
- a CDS encoding DUF6458 family protein, which yields MGIGGGIFLIAIGAILAFAVHVEPAWLDLNVVGWVLMLAGTSALLITIWYWNDRRTRALGGAMDVVDETRLAHPAAPLGADSEMEIRHPPAPPG from the coding sequence ATGGGCATTGGCGGGGGAATCTTCCTCATCGCAATCGGCGCCATTCTGGCCTTCGCGGTTCACGTGGAGCCGGCATGGCTGGACCTGAACGTGGTCGGCTGGGTGCTGATGCTGGCCGGCACGTCCGCGTTGCTGATCACCATCTGGTACTGGAACGATCGGCGTACCCGCGCGCTGGGCGGGGCGATGGACGTGGTCGACGAGACGCGTCTGGCCCACCCGGCCGCACCGCTGGGCGCCGACTCCGAGATGGAGATCCGGCACCCACCGGCACCGCCCGGCTAG
- a CDS encoding SixA phosphatase family protein, whose product MTSRTLVLLRHAKADRPDGIGDLERPLTERGHADAAAAGAWLAHHGYAPDLVICSPARRTRQTWHGVAVAMAEASADAGAPTVRYEAALYAEGHHALLAVVKAVPAETSTVLLVGHNPDISLLSAMLDPDGANDSDGLRTSGLAVHRFDGDWASLAAGGAATAGSHTARG is encoded by the coding sequence GTGACGTCTCGAACCCTGGTCCTGCTCCGCCACGCCAAAGCCGACCGCCCGGACGGTATCGGCGACCTCGAACGCCCGCTGACCGAACGCGGTCACGCGGACGCGGCCGCCGCCGGAGCCTGGCTCGCCCACCACGGATACGCCCCCGACCTGGTGATCTGCTCGCCCGCGCGGCGCACCCGGCAGACCTGGCACGGCGTGGCGGTCGCGATGGCGGAGGCCTCGGCCGACGCGGGCGCTCCCACGGTCCGCTACGAGGCGGCTCTCTACGCGGAGGGCCACCACGCATTGCTCGCCGTGGTCAAGGCGGTGCCGGCGGAGACCTCGACCGTGCTGCTCGTCGGCCACAACCCGGACATCTCGCTGCTGTCCGCGATGCTCGACCCGGACGGCGCGAACGACTCGGACGGCCTGCGCACCAGCGGCCTGGCCGTGCACCGTTTCGACGGCGACTGGGCGTCGCTCGCCGCGGGTGGCGCCGCGACGGCCGGCTCGCACACGGCGCGGGGCTGA